In the Pontibacillus yanchengensis genome, one interval contains:
- a CDS encoding carbohydrate ABC transporter permease, whose product MKKMGLREFLFILPILLLIGIFSLWPVVQSFTYTFFDYQLNDQTKSGLYLNERFNVDVYNETAFYVERFLDRSEIAAEEDQETVEQVVEKLNNVTSQFEGKEGVIEIDNELKSDIQESYTVTSEAINTLSEKYELQREQELPSLVKDLDNSLIESNFIGFQGYIKAFKDDRVHTAFINTFVFTIVSVAFELVLGLGMALIMNKGMRGQGFIRTASLIPWALPTAVGALMWSYLYDGGYGIVAKIFADIGLIAEANDLMQTATGAMSAAILADIWKTTPYMAILLLAGLQTIPKSLYEAGSIDGASKFQQFFRITLPLLKPSILVALLFRTLDAFRVFDLIYVLTNGGPGGSTETLSIYSYKAMFGQTNFGYGSVIVMIMFVCVAIIAIIFVRVLGTNLMEKN is encoded by the coding sequence ATGAAAAAAATGGGACTTAGGGAGTTTCTTTTTATCCTTCCGATTCTCCTGTTAATTGGCATCTTTTCCCTTTGGCCCGTTGTTCAATCCTTTACGTACACGTTTTTTGATTATCAGTTGAATGATCAAACGAAATCCGGCCTTTATTTAAATGAACGTTTTAATGTGGACGTGTACAACGAGACGGCATTTTACGTGGAGCGATTTTTAGATCGAAGTGAGATTGCAGCGGAAGAAGATCAGGAAACCGTAGAGCAGGTTGTCGAAAAGCTGAATAACGTAACGTCCCAATTTGAAGGCAAGGAAGGCGTTATTGAGATTGATAATGAACTCAAAAGTGACATACAGGAAAGTTACACAGTAACCAGCGAAGCAATAAATACCTTATCTGAAAAATACGAATTACAACGAGAACAAGAGTTACCTTCTCTTGTAAAAGATCTCGATAATAGTTTAATAGAATCTAATTTTATTGGTTTCCAAGGCTATATCAAAGCCTTCAAAGACGATAGGGTTCATACAGCCTTTATCAATACGTTTGTCTTTACGATTGTATCTGTCGCATTTGAACTTGTTCTAGGCTTGGGAATGGCATTAATTATGAATAAAGGGATGAGGGGACAAGGGTTCATCCGAACGGCATCCTTAATACCGTGGGCTCTCCCAACAGCGGTAGGAGCATTAATGTGGAGTTACTTATATGATGGAGGCTATGGCATTGTAGCCAAGATATTTGCGGATATTGGTTTAATTGCAGAAGCTAATGACCTCATGCAAACCGCAACAGGTGCCATGTCAGCTGCAATCTTAGCGGATATTTGGAAGACCACACCTTATATGGCTATCCTTTTGCTAGCGGGCTTGCAGACAATTCCAAAATCGTTGTATGAAGCAGGTTCCATTGACGGGGCAAGTAAATTTCAACAATTCTTCCGTATCACATTGCCTTTGCTGAAACCATCTATCTTAGTGGCACTACTGTTCCGTACGTTGGATGCCTTTCGAGTTTTCGACTTGATTTATGTATTAACGAATGGAGGTCCAGGTGGATCAACCGAGACCTTGTCCATCTACTCCTATAAAGCCATGTTCGGGCAGACCAACTTCGGATATGGATCCGTCATCGTTATGATTATGTTTGTTTGTGTAGCGATTATAGCCATCATATTTGTCCGTGTTCTAGGCACGAACTTAATGGAGAAAAATTAA
- a CDS encoding carbohydrate ABC transporter permease produces the protein MAQQPNHPDAPKSKWPFLLLLTFYLVVVVFPFFWILVTSFKSSGEIFGDNAFGVIPENPTLDHYASVIIDKGILRAVWNSLIVSFTTTVYIILVATFSAYAISRFEFKGKSVLLGLVLAVSMFPQMIVIGPIYNLFIELGWANSYWIVLPYSSITLPMAVWILVTHFNQIPLALEESARMDGATPFQTLFRIVFPLAAPGVFTTAIIVFIIAWNEFVLTITINSQSEYHTVPVAISFLRTQFEILWGEVAAATVIVTIPTLLIVLFFQRQIVSGLTSGGVKE, from the coding sequence ATGGCTCAACAACCTAATCATCCAGATGCACCGAAAAGCAAATGGCCTTTTTTACTCCTGTTGACGTTTTACTTAGTCGTTGTGGTCTTCCCGTTCTTTTGGATATTAGTTACCTCCTTTAAAAGTTCAGGAGAAATATTTGGCGATAATGCATTTGGTGTCATACCTGAAAACCCGACGCTAGATCACTATGCGAGCGTCATAATAGATAAAGGAATATTGAGAGCTGTTTGGAATAGCTTGATTGTTTCTTTTACCACAACAGTTTATATTATTTTAGTCGCAACGTTTTCGGCCTATGCGATTTCGCGTTTTGAATTTAAAGGAAAAAGCGTACTGCTTGGGCTTGTCTTAGCTGTATCGATGTTCCCGCAAATGATTGTCATTGGTCCGATTTACAATTTATTTATTGAACTAGGATGGGCAAACAGCTACTGGATTGTTTTACCTTATTCATCAATCACCTTACCAATGGCGGTGTGGATTTTGGTAACTCACTTCAATCAAATCCCATTAGCATTAGAGGAATCAGCGCGCATGGATGGAGCTACTCCATTTCAAACGCTATTTAGAATTGTGTTTCCACTAGCAGCACCGGGGGTGTTTACAACCGCGATTATTGTTTTCATTATCGCTTGGAACGAATTCGTACTAACCATCACTATCAACTCACAGTCCGAATATCATACCGTTCCGGTAGCAATATCCTTTTTACGAACACAATTTGAAATTCTTTGGGGTGAAGTTGCAGCTGCAACGGTCATTGTAACCATACCGACCTTACTCATCGTCCTCTTCTTCCAGCGTCAAATTGTGTCTGGTTTAACGAGTGGAGGAGTAAAGGAATAA
- a CDS encoding glycosyl hydrolase family 65 protein: protein MSWKVSSQSVKDTDLLNEESLFFVGNGYIGVRGNFEESYGPSYPTIRGTYLNAFHDIIDIPYGEKLYGFPPTQQKMLNVIDSQTILVLLGEDQEKFTITEGELISYERHLHLDKGMSERVVHWKSPRGREVKLRFERVVSFVHRELFAIQVKVEPVNFADSITIVSTIDGDVTNFSDSNDPRVAGGEAKRLHTVEAAANDDYGYVINEAETSKLQTACLSYHQSDQSLNTIVNEKGSSIEFVHHYEGRAGETLTFSKWNIYVDTLRHGGSLLDQVQTLRERFNSITFEDLQQSQKNYMDTFWRKSDVEIDGDTYLQEGIRFNLFHLLQSVGRDKHSNISAKGLSGEGYEGHYFWDTEIYMFPVFLMTNPELAKQLLIYRYSILDNAKARAREMGHKQGALFPWRTISGDECSSFFPAGTAQYHISADIAYSYIQYVHATEDMHFVKEYGLEVLVETARLWMDMGHYTKDGQFLINNVTGPDEYTCVINNNYYTNAMVKHNLAWVARLAHRLQDENQRVYQQLAKKIGLKEEEIQQWEQAAEAVFLPYDEALGINPQDDSFLQKEVWDIENTPKENFPLLLNYHPLTLYRYQVCKQADTVLAHFLLEDEQSMDTIRQSYKYYEGITTHDSSLSTCIFSIMAAKLGEMDKAYNYFIETARLDLDNTHGNTKDGLHMANMGGTWMSIVFGFAGLRIKEDGLHLNPKMPSDWNRYAFHIQYRNQPIFVEVQNDKIKLALQEGEDIPIYVNEEVYTLSVGKAVEVRMS, encoded by the coding sequence GTGTCTTGGAAAGTAAGCAGTCAATCTGTAAAAGATACCGACTTATTGAATGAGGAAAGCTTATTCTTCGTCGGTAATGGCTATATAGGCGTGCGAGGAAATTTTGAGGAATCATATGGGCCATCCTATCCTACCATACGAGGCACGTACTTGAATGCCTTTCACGATATAATTGACATCCCATATGGAGAAAAGTTGTATGGGTTTCCTCCAACCCAACAAAAAATGTTAAATGTGATTGATAGTCAAACCATCTTAGTCTTATTGGGGGAAGATCAAGAGAAGTTTACCATTACGGAAGGTGAACTTATAAGTTATGAGCGACACCTTCATCTGGACAAAGGGATGTCTGAACGAGTGGTTCACTGGAAATCACCTCGAGGACGTGAGGTGAAGCTTCGCTTTGAACGAGTAGTTTCTTTTGTGCATCGTGAGCTATTTGCTATTCAGGTGAAAGTAGAACCAGTCAATTTCGCGGACTCGATTACGATTGTCTCGACGATTGATGGAGACGTGACGAACTTCTCAGATTCAAATGACCCACGTGTTGCGGGGGGAGAGGCCAAGCGTCTTCATACAGTTGAAGCGGCTGCCAACGATGACTATGGCTATGTCATCAATGAAGCGGAAACCTCTAAACTTCAAACGGCATGCTTAAGTTATCATCAGTCTGATCAATCCTTGAATACAATCGTGAATGAAAAAGGAAGCAGCATCGAGTTTGTTCATCATTATGAGGGAAGAGCTGGTGAGACACTTACCTTTTCAAAATGGAACATATACGTCGATACGCTCAGGCATGGGGGTTCCTTGCTAGATCAAGTGCAAACGTTACGAGAACGATTTAACTCTATTACATTTGAGGACTTACAACAATCTCAGAAAAACTACATGGACACATTTTGGCGTAAAAGTGATGTCGAGATTGATGGAGATACCTATTTACAAGAGGGGATTCGTTTTAATCTATTTCATCTTCTGCAATCCGTAGGTAGAGACAAACATAGCAATATCTCGGCTAAAGGGCTGTCTGGGGAAGGATACGAAGGCCATTATTTTTGGGATACGGAAATCTATATGTTCCCTGTGTTTTTAATGACTAACCCAGAACTTGCAAAACAACTGTTGATTTACCGGTATTCCATTTTAGATAATGCGAAAGCGAGAGCGCGTGAAATGGGACATAAACAAGGAGCGCTATTTCCTTGGAGGACGATTAGCGGCGATGAATGCTCCTCATTCTTCCCGGCAGGAACAGCGCAGTATCATATTAGCGCGGATATCGCGTATAGCTACATTCAGTACGTTCATGCCACCGAGGACATGCACTTTGTAAAAGAATATGGATTGGAAGTGCTGGTAGAAACAGCACGTCTCTGGATGGACATGGGCCATTACACGAAGGACGGACAATTTCTGATTAACAATGTCACAGGTCCTGATGAGTACACCTGTGTCATCAACAATAATTACTACACCAATGCGATGGTGAAGCATAACTTAGCTTGGGTCGCTAGACTCGCCCATCGTCTACAAGATGAAAATCAACGAGTGTACCAGCAACTAGCCAAGAAAATCGGATTGAAGGAAGAGGAAATTCAGCAATGGGAACAAGCTGCCGAAGCAGTATTTTTACCTTACGATGAAGCGTTAGGGATCAATCCTCAAGACGACTCCTTTCTTCAAAAAGAAGTCTGGGATATCGAGAACACACCGAAGGAAAACTTCCCGTTACTACTGAACTATCATCCATTAACTTTATATCGATATCAAGTGTGTAAACAAGCAGATACCGTCCTAGCCCATTTTTTATTAGAAGATGAGCAATCGATGGACACGATAAGGCAGTCGTATAAGTATTACGAAGGAATCACCACACATGATTCGTCCTTATCAACGTGCATTTTTAGTATTATGGCAGCTAAGCTTGGAGAAATGGACAAAGCATATAACTACTTTATAGAAACAGCGCGCCTTGATTTGGATAATACCCACGGGAATACGAAAGATGGTTTGCACATGGCTAATATGGGTGGAACATGGATGTCGATCGTGTTTGGATTTGCAGGCTTACGAATCAAAGAAGACGGCCTTCATCTAAACCCAAAAATGCCATCAGACTGGAATCGCTATGCTTTTCATATTCAATATCGAAACCAACCTATTTTTGTAGAAGTACAAAATGACAAGATTAAGCTAGCCTTGCAAGAAGGGGAAGATATACCGATTTATGTGAATGAGGAAGTTTACACGCTTTCTGTAGGGAAGGCTGTTGAAGTTAGGATGAGCTAG
- a CDS encoding GNAT family N-acetyltransferase, translating into MEITPLTYEEVNDVSHWLASLNQTDHHFIAWLESEQTAIEEQLTQLLSFSTPFAWISKQDETINGFIGLLPFLEQGLGRLLGPFTTSSQTEECLEMLWSNCLPTIKSHVSAVKVAFYKKNEKLTQFAEAHHFHCYNIEKTLLLQKKNWHLNEASTSGVEPYIVEDYEEVNELHPSAAFYTVDEMIHLHLHDSHFHLWVFKDEQRVRGYVFLEEIEGTDEAEICFMNVAKQEQNQGIGSNLLTYACEHAFTNSNVELVTISVRNENSGAERLYKSFGFEEGPTIYAYERVLPPYA; encoded by the coding sequence ATGGAGATTACACCATTAACATATGAAGAAGTAAACGATGTTAGCCATTGGTTAGCTTCCTTAAACCAAACCGATCATCATTTCATTGCTTGGCTCGAATCTGAACAAACTGCTATAGAAGAACAACTCACCCAACTACTAAGCTTTAGTACACCGTTTGCCTGGATATCAAAACAAGATGAAACGATTAATGGATTCATTGGTTTGCTTCCTTTTTTGGAGCAAGGGCTAGGTCGCTTGCTAGGACCATTCACCACCAGTTCCCAAACAGAAGAATGCTTAGAAATGTTGTGGTCAAACTGTCTTCCAACCATTAAGTCTCATGTATCAGCAGTAAAAGTTGCTTTCTATAAGAAAAACGAGAAACTTACCCAATTTGCAGAAGCACATCACTTCCATTGCTATAACATAGAGAAAACGCTACTGCTTCAGAAGAAAAATTGGCACCTAAATGAGGCATCTACTTCTGGTGTTGAACCTTATATTGTAGAAGATTATGAGGAAGTAAACGAACTACATCCTTCTGCAGCTTTCTATACAGTGGATGAAATGATCCATTTACATCTGCATGATTCACATTTTCACCTCTGGGTTTTTAAAGATGAGCAACGTGTGAGGGGTTATGTGTTTCTGGAGGAAATAGAAGGAACGGATGAGGCGGAAATTTGTTTTATGAACGTAGCAAAACAAGAGCAAAATCAAGGAATTGGTAGCAACTTGCTAACCTATGCTTGTGAACATGCTTTTACGAACAGTAACGTCGAACTGGTTACTATCTCTGTTCGAAACGAAAACTCCGGAGCTGAACGGTTATACAAATCATTTGGATTTGAAGAAGGTCCGACGATTTATGCTTATGAGAGGGTTCTCCCACCATATGCGTAG
- a CDS encoding ABC1 kinase family protein gives MKYTALYRITIIVSMAVKFLWQIFWFQKTNRIWDEKTRQKWESLLVKQAKEYRQKALQLEGLLIKVGQFLSTRADLLPPVFLKELEGLVDRVEPVPFDKSREIVEEDWGDDLYEYIEDIDEEPVASASIGEVYKATLKDGKTVAIKIQRYRVGQIFHTDFKAMRIVFWILSRVSSIGKKADLGALYRELVQVVSKELDFKKELKHSLYFKERFKDFEGVYIPDYYEYLSTRRVLVMEWIEGVKVTDETFIQEHQLNREHIAKKVFDLFVEQLVSDGMFHADPHSGNLMLRSDGTIVMIDYGMVGEIDKDDASYIRMMIQGFILDDYDKVIHALEDMNFLLPHANKQKVKRLLREMSDMYFQGSFEKFDQDVLNQILDDLQKFVKDQPIQLPADYAFLGRAASIVIGVLTSIHPSIDLMKWGKPVIKEWVSGNESDASIYKEVLKDSAKPLLSLPKALNQYLTDSEHQRAWQERQQQHRLFHQYYLFYALLSFVIFASGSGFLMVKYPDLPDVSIYMGFSVSGVGLLGVILFAIIHFLTIQTITKDRRNKSE, from the coding sequence TTGAAATATACAGCACTTTATCGCATAACTATTATTGTATCCATGGCTGTAAAATTTTTATGGCAAATTTTTTGGTTTCAAAAAACAAATCGAATATGGGACGAGAAAACGAGGCAGAAATGGGAGTCCCTACTCGTAAAGCAAGCAAAAGAGTATCGCCAAAAAGCGTTGCAGCTGGAAGGCTTACTCATCAAAGTTGGGCAATTTTTAAGTACACGTGCTGACCTTCTTCCGCCCGTATTTCTTAAAGAATTAGAAGGTCTTGTAGATCGCGTCGAACCTGTTCCTTTTGACAAATCGAGAGAAATTGTTGAAGAGGATTGGGGAGACGACTTGTATGAATACATAGAAGACATCGACGAAGAACCTGTAGCTTCTGCATCGATTGGGGAAGTGTATAAAGCAACATTGAAAGATGGGAAAACGGTAGCGATCAAAATTCAGCGTTATCGGGTTGGGCAGATTTTTCATACGGATTTTAAAGCGATGCGAATTGTATTTTGGATCCTTTCGCGTGTGTCATCCATTGGAAAAAAGGCAGACTTAGGTGCACTTTACCGAGAATTAGTGCAAGTTGTCAGTAAGGAGCTTGACTTTAAGAAAGAATTGAAGCACTCCCTCTATTTCAAGGAACGGTTTAAAGATTTTGAAGGTGTATATATTCCGGACTATTACGAATATCTATCAACAAGAAGAGTATTGGTCATGGAATGGATTGAAGGGGTAAAAGTTACCGATGAGACATTCATACAAGAGCATCAACTAAACAGAGAGCATATTGCCAAGAAAGTGTTTGATTTATTTGTAGAACAGCTCGTTTCCGATGGAATGTTCCACGCCGATCCCCACTCTGGAAACTTAATGCTTCGTTCGGACGGGACGATTGTCATGATTGATTATGGAATGGTTGGAGAGATTGACAAGGATGATGCAAGCTATATTCGAATGATGATTCAAGGCTTTATTCTAGACGATTACGATAAGGTCATACATGCTCTTGAAGATATGAACTTCTTACTTCCTCACGCCAATAAGCAAAAAGTGAAGCGGCTATTACGCGAAATGTCTGATATGTATTTCCAAGGAAGCTTTGAAAAGTTTGACCAGGATGTACTAAATCAAATCCTAGATGATTTACAAAAATTTGTGAAAGATCAGCCGATTCAATTGCCAGCTGATTATGCATTCTTAGGAAGAGCGGCGTCGATTGTAATAGGCGTGTTAACTTCCATTCACCCATCCATTGATTTAATGAAGTGGGGCAAACCCGTCATTAAGGAATGGGTTTCAGGTAATGAATCAGATGCATCGATTTATAAAGAGGTGTTAAAAGATTCAGCAAAACCATTACTATCTTTACCAAAGGCTCTGAATCAATACTTAACCGATAGTGAACATCAAAGAGCCTGGCAAGAACGCCAACAACAGCATCGTCTTTTTCATCAGTACTATTTGTTTTATGCGTTGTTATCATTCGTTATTTTTGCATCTGGAAGTGGGTTTCTAATGGTGAAATACCCTGATTTGCCAGATGTATCAATATATATGGGCTTTAGTGTCAGTGGAGTAGGATTGTTAGGTGTGATTTTATTTGCGATTATTCATTTTCTAACCATTCAAACCATAACCAAAGATAGGAGGAATAAAAGTGAGTGA
- a CDS encoding phasin family protein has translation MSDLLKKGFFIGIGAAVNGKEKASKMLDELIEKGQISPGEARDMLNSFKEKGEEQNKQWNSKSQDYFRDTIKELGFVTKEEYEQLELRVKKLEELHKDEE, from the coding sequence GTGAGTGATTTACTTAAAAAAGGATTTTTTATTGGGATAGGTGCAGCAGTAAATGGAAAAGAGAAGGCGAGCAAGATGCTGGATGAATTAATTGAGAAGGGTCAGATTTCTCCAGGTGAAGCGAGAGATATGCTCAACTCCTTTAAAGAAAAAGGCGAAGAACAAAATAAACAATGGAATTCTAAATCACAAGACTATTTCCGCGATACGATTAAAGAGTTAGGCTTTGTAACGAAAGAGGAATACGAACAACTTGAATTACGAGTAAAAAAACTAGAAGAACTTCATAAGGATGAAGAATAA
- the coxB gene encoding cytochrome c oxidase subunit II, producing MKKLSFLFSCLVLFLSGCSMRVFNPISETARDQSFLILFSFFLMMIVLVVVFVMFARFMWKYRETEENKHTIPEDEEGNKAFELTWTILPIILLIVLAVPTVRMTYDMSAEVTSNPANAVHIEVTAQQFSWTFTYEGGVQTINNVTLPKDRPVVFHLNSKDVIHSFWIPRLGGKRDVMPGENRRLIVTPEETGTYQGKCAEFCGVDHAKMRFTTEVKSQQAYQQWLNEEKKEME from the coding sequence ATGAAGAAGTTGTCGTTTCTATTTTCATGTTTGGTGCTGTTCCTTTCAGGGTGTAGCATGCGTGTCTTTAACCCTATAAGTGAAACGGCTCGGGATCAGTCGTTTTTAATTCTATTTAGCTTTTTTCTAATGATGATTGTTCTTGTAGTGGTTTTCGTTATGTTTGCTAGATTCATGTGGAAATACCGGGAAACAGAAGAAAATAAACATACGATTCCAGAAGATGAAGAAGGAAATAAAGCCTTTGAACTAACGTGGACAATACTACCAATTATTTTGCTTATTGTGTTAGCGGTTCCAACTGTAAGGATGACGTACGATATGTCAGCTGAGGTTACATCAAATCCTGCTAATGCAGTTCATATTGAGGTAACGGCTCAACAATTTAGTTGGACCTTTACATACGAAGGCGGCGTTCAAACCATTAACAATGTCACGCTTCCAAAAGACCGTCCTGTTGTCTTTCATTTGAATTCTAAGGATGTCATACATTCTTTTTGGATACCTAGACTTGGAGGAAAGAGAGACGTAATGCCTGGAGAAAATCGACGTCTGATTGTAACTCCAGAAGAAACAGGGACGTATCAGGGGAAATGTGCTGAGTTTTGTGGAGTGGATCATGCAAAAATGCGTTTCACGACTGAAGTTAAATCGCAACAAGCATACCAGCAATGGTTGAACGAAGAAAAGAAGGAAATGGAGTAG